Proteins from a single region of Gasterosteus aculeatus chromosome 20, fGasAcu3.hap1.1, whole genome shotgun sequence:
- the pop1 gene encoding ribonucleases P/MRP protein subunit POP1 isoform X4, protein METKMSAAKVKMRQKKMRNQPASVQYPSSPGDAENSARRTGGDSPVTGEAGGGKDPSSIHPNTEQPENPHPRGGWVRGHQRDGGVYTKEMPNHITAGAFARARAAEVSTMLKAVTKTTGSCHVFGALPKHMRRRAMSHNTKRLPCRLRELANRLREKSLQAGSKKKKKEEAKGRSRKARRHHGNLLLEFNRRQRKNIWLETHIWHAKRFHMVKRWGYCLGVRPTYKCYRPSYRAMSSHCLLQDLSYYCCIELQGEEVELLSSLSQLTSKEAGPTFAAALCLSGQRQGSVVVYRAGQYPTQPLGPVTFLWRPRVQGSTHRQLWIWAHPTIKQDLLPELQTVCQVCEAVLPPVPPAEVFPTLEPQSEPGKTPEAKQMTGTKRKRTCKNERGPPAKKTLGDGTRSPNTPITWKSTSNGIVISDLTMEIVRYRLIGPQSHSVLVETMKAATDCNEISKSQPSPLWWPEQCRNESRMNLHRQQADVFHLLKGIYSTGELPSGTVLGLTVDDPRLTLPTKKVKALPCVKQAQEVGEEVKRRELMLRGVPAPCCQSSLWERSVRDNVTDNKISQKELNRMKSEVLVPGSRISPTPLQGRVPVLLVHQPGKHVGHEMSCWGAGWDLLLPKGWGMAFWVPLVYRGVGIGGLTMSLKHSENKGAAHFPHDYPDCPAGARFQEEQEAQLLSKFKRYPPAKRPNYIKHGCLAPFCCPWQQLAEEWDLILSEGEQNEGERQTQTKTQADAEMMMMEEVRPCGETTATKPPRQVTVLRSLEKICALFLRGVGAVASIITSFLFVFANESAASDRLEEQEVPKAAFWLVRTNNF, encoded by the exons ATGGAAACT AAAATGTCTGCAGCGAAGGTGAAGATGCGCCAGAAGAAGATGAGAAACCAGCCCGCCAGTGTCCAGTACCCATCTTCTCCAGGCGATGCGGAGAACAGCGCACGGAGGACCGGCGGGGACTCCCCGGTCACCG GCGAAGCTGGTGGTGGCAAGGATCCATCTAGCATCCATCCTAACACAGAACAGCCAGAGAACCCTCACCCACGGGGTGGGTGGGTCCGAGGacaccagagagatggtggagTCTACACCAAGGAGATGCCCAACCACATCACTG CAGGAGCTTTTGCCAGGGCCCGGGCAGCGGAAGTGAGCACCATGCTGAAAGCAGTTACCAAGACAACGGGCAGCTGCCATGTGTTTGGAGCCCTACCCAAACACATGAGGAGACGGGCCATGAGCCACAACACCAAGCGGCTCCCCTGCAGGCTCAGAGAGTTGGCCAACAGATTG CGAGAGAAGAGTCTCCAAGCCGgctccaagaagaagaagaaggaagaggcAAAGGGCAGGAGCCGAAAGGCCCGCCGCCACCACGGAAATCTGCTTCTGGAGTTCAACCGCCGCCAGAGGAAGAACATCTGGCTGGAGACTCACATTTGGCATGCCAAGCGCTTCCACATGGTGAAGAGGTGGGGCTACTGCCTTGGGGTCCGACCCACATACAAGTGCTACAGGCCTAGTTACAGGGCAATGAGCAGCCACTGCCTGCTGCAG GACCTGTCTTACTACTGCTGCATAGAACTACAAGGAGAGGAAGTCGAGCTGCTGTCTTCTCTGTCCCAGTTGACTAGCAAGGAGGCTG gtcCTACGTTCGCTGCAGCACTGTGTCTCTCAGGGCAAAGACAGGGCAGTGTAGTGGTGTACAGAGCAGGACAGTACCCGACGCAACCCCTGGGCCCTGTCACATTCCTCTGGAGACCCCGTGTACAGGGCTCAACCCACAGGCAGCTGTGGATTTGGGCTCATCCCACTATTAAACAG GACCTTCTTCCTGAGTTACAAACCGTCTGCCAGGTTTGTGAGGCTGTACTTCCTCCAGTTCCACCTGCTGAGGTTTTTCCCACTCTAGAACCACAGTCAGAACCTGGAAAGACCCCTGAGGCTAAGCAGATGACTGGCACCAAAAGAAAGCGGACCTGTAAAAATGAAAGAGGACCTCCTGCCAAGAAGACCCTGGGAGATGGAACGAGATCTCCCAACACCCCAATAACTTGGAAGTCTACGTCAAATGGGATAGTTATAAG TGACCTCACAATGGAGATTGTCCGCTACCGTCTGATTGGACCACAGTCTCATTCTGTTCTGGTGGAAACTATGAAAGCGGCTACAGACTGTAAT gAAATTAGTAAATCCCAGCCCTCTCCCCTCTGGTGGCCCGAGCAGTGCAGAAACGAGAGCAGGATGAATCTGCATCGACAACAAGCTGATGTCTTTCACCTGCTGAAAG GCATCTATTCGACTGGAGAGCTCCCCTCAGGCACAGTGCTGGGTCTGACTGTTGATGACCCCAGGCTGACTTTACCTACAAAGAAGGTTAAAGCTTTACCCTGTGTGAAGCAGGCACAAG AGGTGGGAGAGGAAGTGAAGAGGAGGGAGCTGATGCTGCGAGGTGTACCGGCACCCTGCTGTCAGAGCAGCCTGTGGGAGCGCTCTGTTCGTGACAACGTCACGGATAACAAGATATCCCAAAAG GAGCTGAACCGCATGAAGAGCGAGGTGCTAGTGCCGGGCTCCAGGATCAGCCCCACTCCCCTGCAGGGCCGGGTACCCGTGCTCCTGGTTCACCAGCCTGGCAAGCATGTGGGGCATGAGATGAGCTGCTGGGGGGCTGGATGGGACCTGCTGCTTCCCAAAGGGTGGGGCATGGCCTTCTGGGTCCCACTG GTGTACAGAGGAGTTGGCATTGGAGGCCTGACCATGAGTCTGAAACACTCTGAGAATAAGGGAGCTGCACACTTCCCCCATGATTACCCAGACTGCCCTGCAGGCGCTCGCtttcaggaggagcaggaggcccaGCTCCtgtcaaagttcaaaag GTATCCGCCTGCCAAAAGGCCCAATTACATTAAACATGGCTGTCTGGCCCCATTCTGTTGCCCATGGCAACAGCTGGCTGAGGAGTGGGATCTGATCTTGAGCGAAGGAGAGCAGAACGAAGGAGAACGACAAACCCAAACCAAAACGCAGGCTGACgcagagatgatgatgatggaggaggtgaggcCTTGCGGAGAAACCACCGCCACAAAGCCTCCACGGCAAGTCACTGTACTGAG GTCCCTTGAGAAGATATGTGCACTGTTTttaaggggggtgggggcggtggCCTCAATCATTACTTCTTTCCTATTCGTTTTTGCCAATGAGAGCGCAGCTTCTGACAGGCTTGAG GAACAGGAAGTCCCTAAGGCTGCTTTCTGGTTGGTGCGGACCAACAACTTCTAA